The following proteins are co-located in the Colletotrichum lupini chromosome 4, complete sequence genome:
- a CDS encoding bZIP transcription factor — protein sequence MDFSHQYFAQAQPYQFMGIPPLTPSHSNSAGSDDFNTTSPPRTATCTYTIMTDQDVYAEYPNDQQHFNNFDNYAAAQQFNPQHTSFPGPPGPPTPPNHGLPVQQPVQQQRTQHNGMSAPPVQQIKAQPDALVHKQEPLDDHSRRGQSNSDDEENMTPAQSRRKAQNRAAQRAFRERKERHVKDLEAKLANLEAEAQQKSTENERLKREMQKISTENEILRATSSMNGHHSSASPEPRTTGPMHYNPKDFYTDLLAPHNNKTPSHRVAISSDGERLLAAGATWDFIISHPLFKRGLVDVGDVSERLKNQARCDGQGPVFSERCIIEAIEGSVASGSDELL from the exons ATGGACTTCTCTCACCAGTATTTCGCGCAAGCGCAGCCGTACCAGTTCATGGGCATCCCGCCCCTAACGCCATCCCATTCAAACTCGGCAGGTTCAGACGACTTCAACACAACATCTCCACCG CGTACTGCGACATGCACTTACACAATCATGACCGATCAGGATGTCTACGCCGAATATCCCAACGACCAGCAGCACTTCAACAACTTTGATAACTATGCTGCTGCCCAGCAGTTCAATCCTCAGCATACATCATTCCCTGGCCCTCCTGGCCCACCGACACCACCGAACCATGGCCTGCCCGTACAGCAGCCCGTACAACAGCAACGGACACAACACAATGGAATGAGCGCTCCCCCGGTACAGCAGATCAAGGCTCAGCCCGATGCTCTCGTTCACAAGCAGGAGCCCCTCGACGATCATTCTCGTCGGGGTCAGTCAAATTCGGACGATGAAGAAAACATGACGCCTGCGCAATCAAGGAGGAAAGCACAAAACCGCGCCGC GCAACGCGCATTCCGGGAACGAAAGGAGAGACACGTCAAGGACCTGGAGGCCAAGCTTGCGAACCTAGAGGCGGAGGCTCAACAAAAGTCGACTGAAAACGAACGACTCAAGCGTGAGATGCAAAAGATCAGCACCGAAAATGAGATTCTACGTGCAACCTCGTCAATGAACGGCCACCATAGCTCTGCGTCACCAGAACCCCGGACAACAGGTCCCATGCACTACAACCCGAAGGACTTCTACACAGACCTGCTAGCGCCGCACAATAACAAGACGCCGAGTCATCGAGTCGCTATTTCATCCGACGGCGAACGCTTGCTGGCAGCGGGCGCTACATGGGATTTCATCATCAGCCACCCGCTGTTCAAGAGAGGTCTGGTGGACGTCGGCGACGTAAGCGAAAGACTCAAGAATCAAGCACGATGCGACGGCCAAGGCCCTGTATTTTCGGAGCGCTGCATCATCGAAGCTATCGAAGGTAGCGTTGCGAGCGGGAGTGACGAACTGCTCTAG
- a CDS encoding CDP-alcohol phosphatidyltransferase — protein sequence MVYVRQERLPALKEYKYSAVDHSLTSKYILKPFYTNVVIKMFPMSMAPNLITLTGFTFVIANVLTLLWYNPTLDQDCPSWVYYSWAVGLFLYQTFDAVDGSQARRTHQSGPLGELFDHGVDALNTSLEVLVFAASQNMGQGWMTVAVLFSSLLTFYVQTWDEYHTKTLTLGIVNGPVEGVLILVGVYALTGYMGGASFWQQSMLRTFGVSEKLGVPAALYELSFTQWYMVQGSFVLVLNTIESARNVIQARRARGDRSRGALLGLLPFFGMWVLIISYLRLNPAILHAHLVPFVMFAGIVNAYSVGQMITAHLVKLDFPYSNVLGLPLAFGVGDALGPVLQRNFGFGWPSALGDGVYQVAFMFSMLGMAVGVYGSFVVDVIVTICDYLDIWCLTIKHPWVEGKESNGSAQVAGKKSQ from the exons ATGGTCTACGTTCGCCAGGAACGCCTCCCGGCGCTCAAGGAGTACAAGTACTCTGCCGTCGACCACTCGCTGACGTCAAAGTACATCCTGAAGCCCTTTTACACCAATGTCGTTATCAAGATGTTCCCCATGAGCATGGCGCCGAACCTCATCACGCTGACGGGATTCACCTTTGTCATTGCAAACGTCCTGACGCTGCTCTGGTATAACCCGACGCTCGACCAGGACTGCCCTAGCTGGGTGTACTACTCGTGGGCCGTTGGCCTGTTTTTGTACCAGACTTTTGATGCCGTGGACGGATCGCAGGC TCGACGAACACACCAATCCGGACCGCTCGGCGAGCTCTTTGACCACGGCGTCGATGCGCTCAACACATCCCTCGAAGTTCTCGTCTTCGCCGCGTCGCAAAACATGGGCCAAGGCTGGATGACGGTCGCCGTCCTCTTCTCTT CCCTCCTCACCTTCTACGTCCAGACCTGGGACGAGTACCACACAAAGACCTTGACCCTCGGCATCGTCAACGGCCCCGTCGAGGGCGTCCTCATCCTCGTTGGCGTCTACGCCCTGACCGGTTACATGGGCGGCGCCTCCTTCTGGCAGCAGTCCATGCTCCGCACCTTTGGCGTCTCCGAGAAGCTGGGCGTCCCCGCCGCCCTCTACGAGCTGTCCTTTACGCAGTGGTACATGGTCCAGGGCTccttcgtcctcgtcctcaaCACCATCGAGTCGGCGCGGAACGTCATCCAGGCCCGCCGCGCACGCGGCGACCGCTCCCGCGGCGCGCTGCTGGGTCTCCTACCCTTCTTCGGCATGTGGGTGCTCATCATCTCGTACCTGCGCCTCAACCCGGCCATCCTGCACGCCCATCTCGTGCCGTTCGTCATGTTCGCCGGCATCGTAAACGCCTACTCTGTCGGCCAGATGATCACGGCCCACCTCGTCAAGCTCGACTTCCCCTACTCCAACGTCCTCGGCCTGCCGCTCGCCTTTGGCGTCGGCGACGCGCTTGGTCCCGTCCTGCAGCGCAACTTTGGCTTCGGCTGGCCCAGCGCCCTCGGCGACGGCGTTTACCAGGTCGCCTTTATGTTCTCCATGCTCGGCATGGCTGTCGGTGTCTACGGCAGCTTCGTGGTGGATGTTATTGTCACCATTTGCGACTACCTCGACATCTGGTGCCTGACCATCAAGCACCCGTGGGTCGAGGGCAAGGAGAGCAACGGCAGCGCCCAGGTGGCCGGCAAGAAGTCGCAGTAG